Proteins from a single region of Trichoplusia ni isolate ovarian cell line Hi5 chromosome 3, tn1, whole genome shotgun sequence:
- the LOC113508760 gene encoding WD repeat-containing protein 78 — translation MVENESPSPSTQRSLHNAPSSVEPSAFTLNEESQVRVAKPPPSVMSKRRMYRVIVDDVDVTPEDIVDPEFVTLDEMITHAAYGKARSRSEAVLKFSRSKSRTAMDGTKVYATTINLDDIHIDHTLNTEEGVEADDGDISLAPSAFYLPKMNPITSYPPEIFITLKETETVFLFELPSVSYDKGTPEGTIIEEENTYYEYITVGKGRNRKMVTEETQTKECIKQTRHTLATRPQKKNAESFASMWDMHDTYAKIAKTLQEHEEPDEMVMYQSAAPHLLRKKRKKVAFSIDHDSSHKTFAEIASTPQYLDAVMLTERVLASLEYGKAQKRFRGLIKMDPLSLDLVYIYTLRPLWTFECEETAGRPIVSISVNPKNDNIMAVAHGKYGFADAFNGTVCIWCTKNPCKPERLYRFEVALTSVGFSEKNPNWLACGFFNGDVLILDITSYEIKIIAKSKRDTNPCFEPIWTINWRSVDRETEYVMTTCQDGRINRFQSTKTHEFICAPMMRISTVEGKLKGLETAKTCLKADVPITRYPAAVCMMWHRNCENCYLVGTDEGCIHKCSTHYLNQHIDVFRAHAGPVTDMVQSPHMNILIASSGADNAIRLWMEGMDEVIMTLMCPTAVTGISFCPVNATILLSASGSVLSVWDLRRKIHMPCAEYTFPGNVILTYIRFANQGHNVFVGDTWGRVHTFHLEDTPIPPYYQWKLLDEAIRKALCTRPHLIRQLDKLLRLRSRERTKKSL, via the coding sequence atggtTGAAAACGAATCTCCGTCGCCCTCCACTCAGCGCAGTCTCCACAATGCACCGTCATCTGTGGAGCCCTCGGCGTTCACCCTTAACGAGGAAAGTCAGGTCCGAGTGGCGAAGCCCCCGCCTTCCGTCATGTCTAAGCGGAGAATGTACCGAGTTATCGTCGACGACGTCGACGTCACCCCGGAGGACATTGTCGACCCAGAATTTGTGACTCTAGATGAGATGATCACACACGCCGCCTACGGCAAAGCAAGGTCGAGGAGCGAAGCAGTGCTAAAATTTTCGAGATCTAAGTCACGAACGGCTATGGACGGTACTAAGGTATACGCCACGACTATCAACCTTGACGACATTCATATCGATCACACACTCAACACGGAGGAAGGCGTCGAAGCCGACGACGGCGACATATCGTTAGCTCCTTCCgctttttatttaccaaaaatgAACCCAATTACTTCTTACCCACCTGAAATCTTCATTACATTGAAGGAAacagaaacagtttttttatttgagttgcCGTCCGTATCCTACGATAAAGGAACTCCCGAAGGTACAATTATTGAGGAAGAAAACACTTACTATGAATACATCACCGTTGGAAAAGGTAGAAACCGAAAGATGGTTACTGAAGAAACTCAAACAAAGGAATGTATAAAGCAGACAAGACACACGTTAGCCACGAGGCCGCAGAAGAAAAACGCCGAGTCCTTTGCGTCTATGTGGGACATGCACGACACTTACGCGAAAATCGCCAAGACCTTGCAGGAGCATGAGGAGCCAGATGAAATGGTTATGTACCAATCCGCCGCCCCGCATCTGTTGcgcaagaaaagaaaaaaggttgCATTCTCTATAGATCACGACAGCTCTCATAAAACATTCGCAGAAATAGCTTCAACACCACAATATTTAGACGCTGTCATGTTAACAGAGCGTGTTCTCGCATCTTTAGAATATGGAAAAGCTCAGAAAAGATTCCGAGGGCTAATAAAAATGGATCCCCTGTCATTAGATTTGGTTTACATTTACACGCTGAGACCGTTGTGGACTTTTGAATGCGAAGAGACGGCAGGTAGACCTATAGTCAGTATATCTGTTAATcctaaaaatgataatataatggCAGTAGCACACGGAAAATATGGCTTCGCGGATGCTTTCAATGGGACGGTGTGCATTTGGTGTACCAAGAACCCTTGCAAACCGGAAAGATTGTATCGCTTTGAGGTTGCCTTGACGTCAGTAGGGTTCTCTGAAAAGAATCCTAATTGGTTAGCTTGTGGATTCTTCAATGGAGACGTATTAATACTAGACATTACTTCATacgagataaaaataattgcgaAAAGCAAACGTGACACGAATCCTTGTTTCGAGCCTATTTGGACTATCAATTGGCGATCTGTGGATAGAGAAACCGAGTACGTGATGACGACGTGCCAAGATGGAAGGATCAACCGGTTCCAAAGTACAAAAACTCATGAGTTTATATGTGCACCCATGATGCGTATCTCAACCGTAGAGGGCAAGCTCAAAGGTTTAGAAACTGCTAAGACATGTTTGAAGGCGGACGTCCCGATCACGCGGTACCCAGCAGCCGTGTGCATGATGTGGCACAGGAACTGCGAAAACTGCTACCTGGTGGGGACTGACGAGGGCTGTATCCACAAGTGTTCCACGCACTACCTTAACCAACACATAGACGTGTTCCGTGCCCATGCCGGGCCCGTCACGGACATGGTCCAGTCTCCGCATATGAATATTCTGATTGCATCGAGCGGCGCGGACAACGCAATCAGGCTGTGGATGGAGGGCATGGACGAAGTTATTATGACGTTGATGTGCCCCACAGCAGTCACCGGAATATCATTCTGTCCGGTAAATGCGACTATTCTGCTATCGGCGAGCGGCAGCGTCTTGTCCGTGTGGGACTTACGTCGGAAAATTCATATGCCGTGCGCGGAGTACACGTTTCCGGGTAACGTGATACTGACGTATATCCGGTTTGCAAATCAAGGACACAACGTATTCGTGGGTGACACGtggggtagggtccacaccttCCATTTAGAAGATACACCGATACCGCCCTACTATCAGTGGAAGTTACTTGACGAGGCTATACGCAAAGCTCTGTGCACCAGACCGCATTTGATCAGGCAACTCGATAAACTTCTACGGTTAAGGTCAAGAGAACGTACGAAAAAGTCTTTGTAG
- the LOC113508763 gene encoding rabenosyn-5, with the protein MATANDDEILEGFLCPICKADLKSASQLTSHFESLHSEEQDVLRSLKEIFGKAKKIILNNDDSDLKETFDRALKFSYQEHRWLDEEQVIGVSRSSSDYLKAVRSARLERYATETNKLLIRLDKLVCNMPTEPNQRKQHEQEVVPWLDGSSVKLCPNCAKAFNLTRRKHHCRLCGSILCHDCSTFLDINVARAIVDPSAPRSSQPDHDISERNGLRLCEHCFNLIELRKQVQESRNAKTVLVTAYEQMRSLMDQARPDVAMYEKMCQSLFDGETTYNLTDVNKMRGRIGKLAEGIDLLSKQIAAFPAEPGSRQARLQTAIRHAAAHYIKEDLISLRKLPTEAQIEEVRQQRYERAEKQIQMERERMERQRQRKEEIAGPSAARVDTRQDDEDSPLLEQMNIIREYIKEARRDMKYEEVAILEANLKELKKEYHLQKLSNKS; encoded by the exons ATGGCTACGGCTAACGATGATGAAATATTGGAGGGATTCCTTTGTCCGATATGTAAAGCGGACTTGAAATCTGCTTCCCAACTAACGAGCCACTTTGAAAGTTTACACTCTGAGGAACAGGACGTTTTAAGATCCTTAAAGGAAATATTTGGGAAGGCGaagaagattattttaaataatgatgattCGGATTTAAAAGAGACATTTGACCGCGCGTTGAAGTTTAGTTACCAGGAGCACCGTTGGTTGGATGAGGAGCAAGTGATCGGTGTGTCTCGTAGCTCTTCGGATTATTTGAAGGCTGTGAGGTCTGCGCGGCTGGAGAGGTACGCGACAGAGACCAACAAGCTGCTGATAAGGCTCGACAAGCTTGTCTGCAACATGCCCACTGAACCTAACCAGAGGAAGCAGCATGAACAAGAG GTTGTACCCTGGCTGGATGGTTCATCAGTGAAGCTGTGCCCTAATTGTGCGAAAGCATTTAATTTGACGCGCCGGAAACACCACTGCCGACTTTGTGGTTCCATACTGTGCCACGATTGCTCCACATTCCTAGATATTAATGTAGCTA GAGCAATAGTAGATCCATCAGCGCCTCGCTCGTCGCAGCCGGACCACGATATATCAGAGAGGAATGGTCTGCGGCTTTGTGAGCACTGTTTCAACCTGATCGAGTTGAGGAAGCAGGTCCAGGAGAGCCGGAACGCTAAGACTGTGCTGGTTACCGCTTATGAGCAGATGAGAAGCCTCATGGATCAGGCTAGGCCAGATGTCGCTATGTATGAGAAG ATGTGTCAAAGCCTCTTTGACGGTGAGACGACTTACAATCTGACGGATGTGAACAAGATGCGGGGCCGTATCGGCAAGCTGGCGGAGGGCATCGACCTACTGAGCAAGCAGATAGCCGCCTTCCCCGCCGAGCCCGGCTCGCGTCAGGCGCGTCTGCAGACTGCCATCAGGCATGCAGCCGCCCATTACATAAAG GAAGACTTGATATCTCTAAGAAAGCTGCCAACAGAGGCTCAAATAGAAGAAGTTCGGCAACAGCGGTACGAGCGAGCTGAGAAGCAAATACAAATGGAGAGAGAGAGGATGGAGCGACAGAGACAAAGGAAGGAGGAGATCGCGGGGCCGAGCGCCGCCAGGGTCGACACGCGGCAGGATGACGAGGACAGCCCGCTGCTGGAGCAGATGAACATCATCAGGGAGTACATCAAGGAGGCGCGGAGGGATATGAAGTATGAGGAG GTGGCAATATTGGAGGCGAACTTGAAAGAACTGAAAAAGGAGTACCATTTACAAAAGCTCTCAAACAAGTCCTAG